Proteins from one Solidesulfovibrio sp. genomic window:
- a CDS encoding acyltransferase: MNAGGNVFVHPLGLCESETVGPGSRVWAFAHVLPGAVIGREANICDHVFIEGGVVLGDRVTVKCHVALWNGLTAGDDVFIGPSAVFANDRYPRSKRPVPVVPTVLLRGCSIGAGAVVAPGVTVGEYALVGAGAVVTRDVAPFTLVVGNPARPVGLVCRCGGRLVPAGKGLRCAQGDWAGEAPHAGMACAAVEV, from the coding sequence GTGAACGCAGGCGGCAACGTTTTTGTCCATCCTTTGGGACTGTGCGAGTCCGAAACCGTGGGGCCGGGGTCGCGGGTCTGGGCCTTTGCCCACGTGTTGCCCGGCGCGGTCATCGGGCGCGAGGCCAACATCTGCGACCACGTGTTCATCGAGGGCGGCGTGGTCCTGGGCGACCGGGTCACGGTCAAGTGCCACGTGGCCCTGTGGAACGGGCTGACGGCCGGCGACGATGTCTTTATCGGCCCGTCGGCGGTTTTCGCCAACGACCGCTATCCGCGCAGCAAGCGCCCGGTGCCGGTGGTGCCGACCGTGCTGTTGCGTGGCTGTTCCATCGGGGCCGGGGCGGTCGTCGCGCCCGGGGTCACGGTGGGGGAGTACGCCCTGGTCGGGGCCGGAGCGGTGGTCACGCGGGACGTGGCGCCTTTTACCCTTGTCGTCGGCAATCCGGCCCGGCCGGTCGGACTGGTGTGCCGTTGCGGCGGCCGGCTTGTCCCGGCCGGGAAAGGCCTGCGCTGCGCCCAGGGCGACTGGGCCGGGGAGGCCCCCCACGCCGGCATGGCCTGCGCTGCGGTCGAGGTGTGA
- the pseF gene encoding pseudaminic acid cytidylyltransferase — protein sequence MIVAIIPARGGSKRIPGKNVKPFFGKPLLAYPIEAALGTGLFDAVIVSTDDAAIAETARRHGAKAPFVRPAELADDHAPTQPVLDHAVAWLAANEAPVTAYCALYANPFTTAATIERGYDLLRRTPGACVVMGVTDFGYPIQRALRRGPDGRVSYLHPEYALTRSQDLEPAYHDAAQFYWHDLAAIAAAGARGEPVLAHGLVIPRHLCQDIDTPEDWDLAERLYAAFFGAGGDREAGR from the coding sequence ATGATCGTGGCCATCATCCCGGCCCGGGGCGGCAGCAAGCGCATCCCGGGCAAGAACGTGAAACCCTTTTTCGGCAAGCCCTTGCTGGCCTATCCCATCGAGGCCGCCCTGGGGACGGGGCTTTTCGACGCGGTCATCGTCTCCACCGACGACGCGGCCATCGCCGAAACGGCCCGCCGCCACGGCGCGAAGGCGCCCTTTGTCCGCCCGGCGGAACTGGCCGACGACCACGCCCCGACCCAGCCCGTGCTGGACCACGCCGTGGCTTGGCTCGCGGCCAACGAGGCGCCCGTGACCGCCTACTGCGCCCTGTACGCCAACCCCTTCACCACGGCCGCGACCATCGAACGCGGCTACGACCTGCTGCGCCGCACCCCGGGGGCCTGCGTGGTCATGGGCGTGACCGATTTCGGCTACCCGATCCAGCGGGCCCTGCGCCGGGGGCCGGACGGCCGGGTCTCCTACCTGCACCCCGAATACGCCCTGACCCGCTCCCAGGACCTGGAGCCGGCCTATCACGACGCGGCCCAGTTCTACTGGCACGACCTGGCGGCCATTGCCGCGGCCGGGGCGCGGGGCGAACCCGTGCTGGCCCACGGCCTGGTCATCCCCCGCCACCTGTGCCAGGACATCGACACGCCCGAGGACTGGGACCTGGCCGAACGGCTCTATGCCGCCTTTTTCGGGGCGGGAGGCGACCGGGAGGCCGGGCGGTGA
- a CDS encoding methyltransferase domain-containing protein, whose product MTAMPGAVVIQAASRSYGGGRDMCLNLVQGRPVAAWTMDRALATFPGTPLRLAAPAFDAGGALDTLMRARGGLSVTAHDASPLARLVAVTADLPEAAVIVRADGLHFGFFPPLARLLVETALAGGYDLVKAPDDYPIQLTVDVYRVGALRRLAGLADLEPAFHIHPKYAMLRRPGEFSCLRLAEPPRPDDVALRALRRFAAAVYDQERLEARGPGIAAGDQWRFHYELAEPYLRPHWAVLDAACGAGYGTARLAGQVRLAVGADRSGQALAALRAAAPGVPAVRADVTRLPLAGACLDAVVGFETIEHVEAGAYLSEVARVLRPGGLFVLSTPQNSLGHIPINARHAREYSLRELAALLEGHFVVEHLIGIKQGRIVFEGDPLGQNTVAVCRKPQTGKRP is encoded by the coding sequence ATGACCGCCATGCCCGGGGCGGTGGTCATCCAGGCGGCCAGCCGGTCCTACGGCGGTGGCCGGGACATGTGCCTGAACCTGGTCCAGGGCCGGCCGGTTGCCGCCTGGACCATGGACCGGGCGCTTGCGACTTTTCCCGGCACGCCGCTGCGCCTGGCCGCTCCGGCCTTCGACGCCGGCGGGGCGCTCGATACCCTCATGCGGGCGCGCGGGGGCCTGTCCGTCACCGCCCACGACGCCAGCCCCCTGGCCCGGCTGGTGGCCGTGACGGCCGATCTGCCCGAGGCGGCCGTCATCGTGCGCGCAGACGGCCTGCATTTCGGTTTTTTTCCGCCCCTGGCCAGGCTTTTGGTGGAAACGGCCCTGGCCGGCGGCTATGACTTGGTGAAAGCCCCGGACGACTATCCCATCCAGCTGACGGTGGACGTCTACCGGGTGGGGGCCTTGCGCCGTCTGGCCGGGCTGGCCGACCTGGAGCCGGCCTTTCACATCCACCCCAAATACGCCATGCTGCGCCGGCCCGGGGAATTTTCCTGCCTGCGCCTGGCCGAGCCGCCCCGGCCGGACGACGTCGCACTGCGGGCGCTTCGCCGCTTCGCCGCAGCGGTCTACGACCAGGAGCGCCTGGAGGCGCGCGGCCCCGGCATCGCCGCCGGCGACCAGTGGCGCTTCCACTATGAACTGGCCGAGCCTTATTTGCGGCCACACTGGGCCGTGCTCGACGCGGCCTGCGGGGCGGGCTACGGCACGGCCCGACTGGCCGGCCAGGTCCGGCTGGCCGTGGGCGCGGACCGGTCCGGCCAGGCCCTGGCCGCCTTGCGGGCGGCCGCGCCGGGCGTGCCGGCCGTGCGGGCCGACGTGACGCGCCTGCCCCTGGCCGGGGCCTGCCTGGACGCGGTGGTCGGCTTCGAGACCATCGAGCACGTCGAGGCCGGGGCCTACCTTTCGGAAGTGGCCCGGGTGCTGCGCCCGGGCGGGCTTTTCGTGCTGTCCACGCCCCAGAACAGCCTCGGGCACATCCCCATAAACGCCCGGCACGCGCGGGAATATTCGTTGCGGGAGCTGGCCGCCCTGCTGGAGGGGCATTTCGTCGTCGAACACCTGATCGGCATCAAGCAGGGCCGCATCGTCTTCGAGGGCGATCCGCTCGGGCAAAATACCGTGGCCGTGTGCCGCAAGCCGCAAACGGGGAAGCGCCCATGA
- a CDS encoding class I SAM-dependent methyltransferase, with translation MTAKDAAPGHHGPTLAEARGYTLIDCRACGFAHVVPLPDPEALARAYREAYYSQEKPDALAHQTEDRAWLDLVHGERAALLAEHLGGARGKRILDVGCGGGFFLDACRRAGFAVHGVEPARQAAAHARDVLGLAVTEGFLDDVAAAALPRFDAVHAAEVLEHLPDPAGMLRRIHGLLAPGGLLLVSLPNDGNPLQAAAERALALPPWWLAPPHHLNYFTPASIAALLARQGFQVLEAQASFPMELFLLMGDNYVGDPALGRACQAKRKAFELAMDAAGLSGLKTRLYQALAGLGIGRTVVTLARRVAHPRRPGQAGTAMEE, from the coding sequence ATGACCGCCAAGGACGCCGCCCCCGGCCACCACGGCCCGACCCTGGCAGAAGCCAGGGGCTACACACTCATCGACTGCCGGGCGTGCGGCTTCGCCCACGTCGTGCCCCTGCCCGATCCCGAGGCCCTGGCCCGGGCCTACCGTGAGGCATACTACAGCCAGGAAAAGCCCGACGCCCTGGCCCACCAGACCGAGGACCGGGCCTGGCTCGACCTGGTCCACGGCGAACGGGCGGCCCTGCTGGCCGAACACCTGGGCGGGGCGAGGGGCAAGCGCATCCTGGACGTGGGCTGCGGCGGCGGGTTTTTCCTGGACGCCTGCCGCCGGGCCGGTTTTGCCGTCCACGGCGTGGAGCCGGCCCGCCAGGCGGCGGCCCATGCCCGCGACGTGCTGGGCCTGGCCGTGACCGAGGGCTTCCTCGACGACGTCGCAGCCGCCGCCCTGCCTCGCTTCGACGCCGTCCACGCCGCCGAGGTGCTCGAACACCTGCCCGACCCGGCCGGGATGCTGCGCCGCATCCACGGCCTGCTCGCCCCGGGGGGCTTGCTGCTCGTCAGCCTGCCCAACGACGGCAACCCGCTCCAGGCGGCGGCCGAACGGGCGCTTGCCCTGCCGCCCTGGTGGCTGGCCCCACCGCACCACCTCAACTATTTCACGCCGGCCAGCATCGCCGCCCTGCTCGCGCGCCAGGGTTTCCAGGTCCTTGAGGCCCAGGCCAGCTTCCCCATGGAGCTCTTTTTGCTTATGGGCGACAACTACGTGGGCGATCCGGCCCTGGGCCGGGCCTGCCAGGCCAAACGCAAGGCCTTCGAGCTGGCCATGGACGCGGCCGGGCTGTCGGGGCTCAAGACGCGGCTCTACCAGGCCCTGGCCGGACTGGGCATCGGCCGCACGGTGGTGACCCTGGCCCGGCGCGTCGCCCATCCCCGCCGCCCGGGACAGGCCGGGACGGCCATGGAGGAATGA
- a CDS encoding class I SAM-dependent methyltransferase, with product MDTPDEPTARQRWQRVRDLETPGRRVVLGQNASWKLADDPRHLLFTFARYKHAARLLPRRPGKAVLELGCGEGLGAFFLAEGAGRVLGVDFDAAALEAARAACDLPGVEFRQADFLGAAFGAFDGVVSLDVIEHIAPEAEEAFLRTLTANLAPGGVCVVGTPNATAQAHASPGSRIGHVNLYTGERLYESLTRHFANAFVFGLNDETLHTGFLPMCHYLLAAACGPRQAA from the coding sequence ATGGATACACCCGACGAACCAACGGCGCGCCAGCGCTGGCAGCGCGTGCGCGACCTCGAAACCCCCGGCCGGCGGGTGGTGCTTGGCCAAAACGCTTCCTGGAAGCTGGCCGACGACCCCCGCCACCTGCTCTTCACCTTCGCCCGCTACAAGCACGCCGCCCGGCTCCTGCCCCGGCGGCCGGGCAAGGCCGTGCTCGAACTGGGCTGCGGCGAGGGGCTGGGCGCCTTTTTCCTGGCCGAGGGGGCGGGGAGGGTCCTTGGCGTGGATTTCGACGCCGCCGCCCTGGAGGCGGCCCGGGCGGCCTGCGACCTGCCGGGCGTGGAATTTCGCCAGGCCGACTTCCTGGGCGCCGCCTTCGGCGCCTTCGACGGCGTGGTCAGCCTGGACGTGATCGAACACATCGCGCCCGAGGCCGAGGAGGCCTTCCTGCGAACCCTGACGGCCAACCTGGCCCCGGGGGGCGTGTGCGTCGTGGGCACGCCCAACGCCACGGCCCAGGCCCACGCCTCGCCGGGCAGCCGCATCGGCCACGTCAACCTCTACACCGGCGAACGCCTCTACGAGAGCCTGACCCGCCATTTCGCCAACGCCTTCGTCTTCGGCCTCAACGACGAAACGCTCCACACGGGCTTTCTGCCCATGTGCCACTACCTGCTGGCCGCCGCCTGCGGCCCGCGCCAGGCGGCCTGA
- a CDS encoding thiamine pyrophosphate-dependent enzyme, translating to MPRIEAIRRIKAAHPGAFFLFSNGLTAREAAHFADGPENFYLLHAMGEALSVGIGLALARPELTVVVVDGDGNALMGLAAWSMMPVANLRYYVLANGVYETTGGQPLPKLPWRPPWCTVVPVAPDPRPTPNPPAPKATWARAKAWLGEHGNP from the coding sequence ATGCCTAGGATCGAAGCCATCCGTCGCATCAAGGCCGCTCATCCCGGGGCGTTTTTCCTCTTTAGCAACGGCCTGACCGCCCGCGAGGCCGCCCATTTCGCCGACGGGCCGGAGAATTTCTACCTGCTCCACGCCATGGGCGAGGCCCTGTCCGTGGGCATCGGCCTGGCCCTGGCCCGGCCGGAGCTGACCGTGGTGGTCGTGGACGGCGACGGCAACGCGCTCATGGGCCTGGCCGCCTGGAGCATGATGCCCGTGGCCAACCTGCGCTATTACGTCCTTGCAAACGGCGTCTACGAGACCACCGGCGGCCAGCCCCTGCCAAAACTCCCTTGGCGGCCGCCCTGGTGCACGGTCGTCCCCGTCGCGCCGGATCCCCGGCCCACGCCCAACCCGCCCGCGCCCAAGGCCACCTGGGCCAGGGCGAAAGCCTGGCTGGGCGAACACGGTAACCCCTGA
- a CDS encoding N-acetylneuraminate synthase family protein, with translation MPAPTTVFPTPFGSLEIGGDLPPALTAEIGLNHNGSPELAKELVHAAAVSGATFVKFQKRSPADLAVAAFLDAPFAKCPALGRTQREVRQRLELSLADYVSLRRYAESLGLVFCASAFDLPSLRFLLEAGVGVVKVASHSVTNGPLLRAVAATSLPVVCSLGGATETERDAAVASLRGNPLVLLHCVSSYPTPDGLMRLDTIPYLRERYGLPVGLSSHEDGIEFSVAATVLGAAVIERHLTLDRAMAGLDHGISLTPPEFAAMARSVRRLHKGRGLATGVLPEERAAKDAYHVAVCSRQAIAKGAVLTADMLACKQPLTDPARFFTGLEEGLVVGRRALADIPADTPIRREEVG, from the coding sequence ATGCCGGCCCCGACGACGGTATTCCCCACCCCCTTCGGCTCCCTGGAGATCGGCGGCGACCTGCCGCCGGCGCTTACGGCCGAGATCGGCCTCAACCACAACGGCAGCCCGGAGCTGGCCAAGGAGCTTGTCCATGCGGCGGCCGTATCCGGGGCCACGTTCGTGAAATTCCAGAAGCGCTCCCCGGCCGATCTGGCCGTGGCCGCCTTTCTGGACGCGCCCTTTGCCAAGTGCCCGGCCCTGGGCCGCACCCAGCGCGAGGTGCGCCAACGCCTGGAGCTGTCGCTTGCCGACTACGTTTCCCTGCGCCGCTACGCCGAGAGCCTGGGGCTTGTTTTCTGCGCCTCGGCTTTCGACCTGCCGAGCCTGCGATTCCTTTTGGAGGCCGGGGTGGGGGTGGTCAAGGTGGCCAGCCACAGTGTGACCAACGGGCCGCTGCTGCGGGCCGTGGCCGCCACGAGCCTGCCGGTGGTGTGCAGCCTGGGCGGCGCGACCGAAACCGAGCGCGACGCGGCCGTGGCCAGCCTGCGGGGCAATCCGCTCGTGCTGTTGCATTGCGTCAGCAGCTACCCGACGCCTGACGGCCTCATGCGCCTGGACACGATCCCGTATTTGCGCGAACGCTACGGCTTGCCGGTGGGCCTGAGCAGCCACGAGGACGGCATCGAGTTTTCCGTGGCCGCGACCGTTCTTGGCGCGGCCGTCATCGAGCGCCATCTGACCCTGGACCGGGCCATGGCCGGCCTGGACCACGGCATCAGCCTCACCCCGCCGGAATTCGCGGCCATGGCCCGGTCCGTGCGCCGCCTGCACAAGGGGCGCGGCCTGGCAACCGGAGTCCTTCCCGAGGAGCGGGCGGCCAAGGACGCCTACCACGTGGCCGTGTGCAGCCGGCAGGCCATCGCCAAGGGCGCGGTCCTCACCGCCGACATGCTCGCCTGCAAGCAGCCGCTCACCGACCCGGCCCGGTTTTTCACGGGCCTGGAAGAGGGGCTGGTCGTCGGCAGGCGGGCCCTGGCCGACATCCCGGCCGATACGCCCATCCGGCGCGAGGAGGTGGGGTAG
- the pseB gene encoding UDP-N-acetylglucosamine 4,6-dehydratase (inverting), which yields MLDDANILITGGTGSFGQACAAAILRRHRPRRLIIFSRDELKQYEMSQALSVKDHPCLRYFIGDIRDRERLRRAFLGVDYVIHAAAMKQVPAAEYNPFEAVKTNVLGAQNIVDTAIDLGIKKVLALSTDKAANPINLYGATKLCSDKLFIGGNSYAGNAGPRFGVVRYGNVLGSRGSVVPFFLESRATGTLTVTHPDMTRFWITPRAGVDFVLQSLERMAGGEIFVPKIPSMRVVDMARAIGPECAIEYVGIRPGEKIHEVMIPLYEARNTFDCGDHYVVMPAFRFFSPAGGEASCCGRPVAEDFEYRSDTNDRWLTGEELLRLLRDL from the coding sequence ATGCTTGACGACGCCAATATCCTCATCACCGGCGGCACCGGCTCCTTCGGCCAGGCCTGCGCCGCCGCCATCCTGCGCCGCCACCGGCCAAGGCGCCTGATCATCTTCAGCCGCGACGAGCTCAAACAGTACGAGATGAGCCAGGCCCTCAGCGTCAAGGACCATCCCTGCCTGCGCTACTTCATCGGCGACATCCGCGACCGCGAGCGCCTGCGCCGGGCCTTTCTGGGCGTGGACTACGTCATCCACGCCGCAGCCATGAAGCAGGTGCCGGCCGCCGAATACAATCCCTTCGAAGCGGTCAAGACCAACGTCCTCGGCGCGCAAAACATCGTGGACACGGCCATCGACCTGGGGATCAAGAAGGTGCTGGCCCTGTCCACGGACAAGGCCGCCAACCCCATCAACCTCTACGGCGCGACCAAGCTGTGCTCGGACAAGCTGTTCATCGGCGGCAATTCCTACGCCGGCAACGCCGGGCCGCGTTTCGGCGTGGTGCGCTACGGCAACGTGCTGGGCAGCCGGGGCAGCGTGGTGCCGTTTTTCCTGGAGTCTCGGGCTACCGGAACGCTTACGGTCACCCATCCGGACATGACCCGCTTCTGGATCACGCCCCGGGCCGGAGTGGATTTCGTGCTCCAGAGCCTGGAGCGGATGGCCGGGGGCGAGATTTTCGTACCGAAAATCCCCAGCATGCGCGTGGTGGACATGGCCCGGGCCATCGGGCCCGAATGCGCCATCGAATACGTGGGCATCCGGCCCGGGGAAAAGATCCACGAGGTCATGATCCCGCTGTACGAGGCCCGCAACACCTTCGATTGCGGCGACCACTACGTCGTCATGCCGGCCTTCCGCTTCTTCAGCCCGGCCGGGGGCGAGGCTTCCTGCTGCGGCCGGCCCGTGGCCGAGGACTTCGAATACCGCTCCGACACCAACGACCGCTGGCTGACCGGGGAGGAACTGTTACGGCTCCTGCGCGACCTGTGA
- a CDS encoding ATP-grasp domain-containing protein, with the protein MQRCVLFVGGGLETLPGLELAKAMGLAVAVSDGNPAAPGLALADHPLVASTYDPAATVTAARALAGRRPIDGVLCLAVDVPHTVAAVAEALGLPGIGAQAARLAMDKLAMKARLAARGLPVPFFAPVPDVPALLAIVARRGRDLVLKPVDSRGARGVQRLARLDDLGAAFAEALRHSPTGRVMVEQFLGGPQLSTESLVVEGVAVTPGFSDRNYEYLDRFAPFIIENGGELPTRLPPDTVAAVADLVDRAARALGIGRGVVKGDIVIHQGEPFVIELAARLSGGYFCSHEIPRSTGVDLLGAAIRQCLGEAVPAAELAPRLARGVAQRWLFADPGVVTAVEGLAAARAVPGVFHLELRAGPGDVVAPINCHPARLGVVMAEADTREGAVAAAEAAVATIAVKTRPLGPAGAPHG; encoded by the coding sequence ATGCAACGATGCGTCCTTTTTGTCGGCGGCGGCCTGGAAACCCTGCCCGGCCTGGAATTGGCCAAGGCCATGGGCCTGGCCGTGGCCGTCAGCGACGGCAATCCGGCCGCCCCCGGCCTGGCCTTGGCCGATCACCCCCTGGTCGCCTCCACCTACGACCCGGCGGCGACCGTAACGGCGGCGCGCGCCCTGGCCGGACGGCGGCCCATAGACGGCGTGCTGTGCCTGGCCGTGGACGTGCCCCACACCGTGGCCGCCGTGGCCGAGGCGCTTGGCCTGCCCGGCATCGGCGCCCAGGCGGCGCGCCTGGCCATGGACAAGCTGGCCATGAAGGCGCGCCTGGCCGCGCGGGGCCTGCCCGTGCCCTTTTTCGCGCCCGTGCCCGACGTCCCGGCCCTTTTGGCCATCGTGGCCCGGCGCGGCCGGGACCTGGTGCTCAAGCCCGTGGACAGCCGGGGGGCGCGGGGCGTGCAGCGCCTGGCCCGGCTGGACGACCTTGGCGCGGCCTTCGCCGAAGCGTTGCGCCATTCCCCCACCGGCCGGGTCATGGTCGAGCAGTTCCTTGGCGGGCCGCAACTGAGCACCGAATCCCTGGTGGTGGAGGGCGTGGCCGTCACGCCCGGCTTTTCCGACCGCAATTACGAATATCTGGACCGCTTCGCGCCCTTTATCATCGAAAACGGCGGCGAACTGCCCACGCGCCTGCCCCCGGACACCGTGGCCGCCGTGGCTGACTTGGTTGACCGGGCGGCCCGGGCGCTCGGCATCGGCCGGGGCGTGGTCAAGGGCGACATCGTCATCCACCAGGGCGAACCCTTCGTCATCGAACTGGCCGCCCGGCTGTCCGGCGGCTATTTCTGCTCCCACGAGATCCCGCGATCGACCGGCGTGGACCTGCTGGGGGCGGCCATCCGCCAGTGCCTGGGCGAGGCGGTCCCGGCGGCCGAACTGGCGCCCCGGCTGGCGCGCGGCGTGGCCCAGCGCTGGCTGTTCGCCGACCCCGGGGTCGTCACGGCCGTGGAGGGCCTCGCGGCGGCCCGGGCCGTGCCCGGGGTGTTCCACCTGGAGCTGCGGGCCGGGCCGGGGGATGTGGTCGCGCCCATAAACTGCCATCCGGCCCGCCTGGGCGTGGTCATGGCCGAAGCCGACACCCGGGAGGGCGCCGTGGCGGCGGCGGAAGCGGCCGTGGCCACCATTGCCGTGAAAACCCGGCCCCTTGGCCCCGCAGGCGCGCCCCATGGCTGA
- a CDS encoding iron-containing alcohol dehydrogenase: MRLSCPTEIVFGEDALEALSPPGGRVLLLVSRSLPEALADRLDGILKRAGKAVLLARRGGAEPDSAAVDALVAGLGEPVDAVVAAGGGSTLDCAKAVALCLAGGGGIADYEFGARPVKAALPLFLVPTTCGSGSEVTPYAVVNNAATGRKFTLAAPCLRPRQALVDPGLLAGLPPLALRAGALDAFLHCLEAALGNPRNRLIEPLAAAGLGLVRRHLPGALSGAPKKSWAEPLARAALFGGLCIAASRTGLVHTLSVALARFSDLPHGLLNVWLAPRVLAYNADHYQGRLAALAEAAFDARDVSDREAARDIGGWLARMLPPEAARLALARPCDPAAVIARVLEDTGLPAVNSRPLSPQAVTNLVLEITHGAP; the protein is encoded by the coding sequence ATGCGCTTGAGTTGCCCCACGGAAATCGTTTTCGGGGAAGACGCCCTGGAAGCCCTGTCCCCGCCGGGGGGGCGGGTGCTGCTGCTCGTCAGCCGCTCCCTGCCCGAGGCCCTGGCCGACCGGCTGGACGGCATCTTGAAGCGCGCCGGCAAGGCCGTGCTGCTGGCCCGGCGGGGCGGGGCCGAGCCGGACAGCGCCGCCGTGGACGCCCTGGTGGCCGGCCTCGGCGAGCCTGTGGACGCCGTGGTCGCGGCCGGCGGCGGCAGCACGCTGGATTGCGCCAAGGCCGTGGCCCTGTGCCTGGCCGGCGGCGGGGGCATTGCCGACTACGAGTTCGGGGCGCGCCCCGTAAAGGCCGCCTTGCCGCTGTTCCTGGTGCCCACCACTTGTGGTTCGGGCAGTGAGGTCACGCCCTACGCCGTCGTCAACAACGCCGCAACCGGCCGCAAGTTCACCCTGGCCGCCCCCTGCCTGCGCCCCAGGCAGGCGCTGGTCGATCCCGGGCTGTTGGCCGGCCTGCCGCCCCTAGCCCTGCGGGCCGGGGCGCTCGACGCTTTTTTGCACTGCCTGGAAGCGGCCCTGGGCAACCCGCGCAATCGGCTCATCGAGCCCCTGGCCGCGGCCGGCCTGGGCCTGGTGCGCCGCCACCTGCCGGGAGCGCTTTCCGGCGCGCCGAAAAAATCCTGGGCCGAACCGCTGGCCCGGGCGGCCCTTTTCGGCGGGCTTTGCATCGCCGCCAGCCGCACCGGCCTGGTCCACACCCTGTCCGTGGCCCTGGCCCGTTTTTCCGATCTGCCCCACGGCCTGCTCAACGTCTGGTTGGCCCCGCGCGTGCTGGCCTACAACGCCGACCACTACCAGGGCCGGCTGGCCGCCCTGGCCGAGGCGGCCTTCGACGCCCGGGACGTTTCGGACCGCGAAGCCGCCCGGGATATCGGCGGCTGGCTGGCCCGGATGCTGCCGCCCGAGGCGGCGCGCCTGGCCCTGGCCCGGCCCTGCGACCCGGCGGCCGTGATCGCCCGCGTTTTGGAGGACACGGGCCTGCCCGCCGTCAACTCCCGGCCGTTATCGCCCCAGGCCGTAACCAACCTGGTGCTGGAGATCACCCATGGCGCACCGTGA
- a CDS encoding aminotransferase class I/II-fold pyridoxal phosphate-dependent enzyme, which translates to MIPYGRQLVDEDDIAAVVAVLRSPLLTGGPAVAAFEAAVAAFCGAPQAVAVSSGTAALHAAMAALGIGPGDEVVVPALTFAATANCVLYQNARPVVADVDPDTLLLTPAAVERALTARTRAVIAVDYAGQPCDYAALSALCRDRGLALTADACHSLGGADERGRPVGTLADVTALSFHPVKQVTTGEGGMALTADANLAARMRRFRNHGIDADWTSRENSGQHRYAVVEQGFNYRLSAIHCALGTSQLGKLPAFLAARRRIAAVYDAAFADLPFVTPLGRRPGLTHAWHLYVVRLRGPGAGRRDAAHAALLAQGIGVNVHYPPLHLHPHFRRLLGTGPGLCPVAEAAAADILTLPLHPSLADDDVGRVIDAVRGLGRLLR; encoded by the coding sequence GTGATCCCCTACGGCCGCCAGCTGGTGGACGAGGACGACATCGCGGCCGTGGTGGCCGTGCTGCGCTCACCGCTTTTAACCGGCGGCCCGGCCGTGGCCGCCTTCGAGGCGGCGGTGGCGGCCTTTTGCGGCGCGCCCCAGGCCGTGGCCGTCTCCAGCGGCACGGCCGCCCTGCACGCGGCCATGGCCGCCCTGGGCATCGGCCCGGGCGACGAGGTGGTGGTGCCGGCCCTCACCTTTGCCGCCACGGCCAATTGCGTGCTCTACCAGAACGCCCGGCCGGTGGTGGCCGACGTCGACCCGGACACGCTGCTCTTGACCCCGGCCGCCGTGGAGCGAGCCCTGACGGCCAGGACCCGGGCGGTCATCGCCGTGGACTACGCCGGCCAGCCCTGCGACTACGCCGCCTTGTCCGCCCTGTGCCGGGATAGGGGCCTGGCGCTGACGGCCGACGCCTGCCACAGCCTGGGCGGCGCCGACGAACGGGGCCGCCCGGTCGGCACCTTGGCCGACGTCACGGCCCTGAGCTTCCATCCGGTCAAGCAGGTGACCACGGGCGAGGGCGGCATGGCGCTGACGGCCGACGCGAACCTGGCCGCGCGCATGCGCCGGTTTCGCAACCACGGCATCGACGCCGATTGGACCAGCCGGGAAAACTCCGGCCAACACCGCTACGCCGTGGTGGAACAGGGCTTCAACTACCGCCTAAGCGCCATCCACTGCGCCCTGGGCACGAGCCAGCTGGGCAAGCTGCCGGCCTTCCTGGCCGCCCGGCGGCGCATCGCCGCCGTCTATGACGCGGCCTTCGCCGACCTGCCCTTTGTCACGCCCCTGGGCCGCCGGCCGGGCCTGACCCATGCCTGGCACCTCTACGTGGTGCGCCTGCGGGGGCCCGGGGCAGGCAGGCGCGACGCCGCCCACGCCGCCCTTTTGGCCCAAGGCATCGGCGTCAACGTCCACTATCCGCCCCTGCACCTGCATCCCCATTTCCGCCGTCTCCTCGGCACCGGCCCGGGGCTTTGCCCCGTGGCCGAGGCCGCCGCCGCCGACATCCTGACCCTGCCCCTGCATCCTTCGCTTGCGGACGACGACGTCGGCCGGGTCATCGACGCCGTGCGGGGCCTGGGCCGGCTGCTTCGGTAG